Within the Flavobacteriales bacterium genome, the region GGGCGGAGGCCAGCGTGAATTTCAGGAACTGTTTCATTTTTGCTTATTTCCGATTTCCTTGCACCCTGTGAATGGTTGAAACAGGCATGCCTGGCACAATATTAGTGAATTAACAAGGAATCCGTAGGGTGGGGCGATATTTAATGATGCGTTCCTGCATCCCCGGAACGCTTATCTTTACCGCGTGAAGATCCTCGATCTATACATCATCCGGAAGTTTCTCGGAACTTTCTTTTTCACGATCACACTCATTATCATGGTGTCGGTGGTGTTCGACTTTTCCGAAAAGGTGGATGACTTTATCGAAAAGCAAGCACCCTTGCGGGCCATTATGTTCGACTATTACCTGAATTTCATTCCTTACTTCGCCAACCTGTTCAGTCCCCTGTTCATCTTTATCGCCGTTATCTTCTTTACATCCCGGATGGCGTCCAATACGGAGATCGTGGCCATCCTGAGCAGTGGCGTGGGCTTTCCCAGGTTGTTGCGACCCTATATGTTGTCTGCGTTGGTGCTGGCTTCCACTTCCTTTGTATTGAACAACTGGGTGATTCCTCCCGCCAATGCGAAGCGACTGGCATTCGAGGATATATACATCCATGATCCGTTTTATTTCAGCGGAAAAAACATCCACAGGCAGATATCTCCGGGCACGTTCATCTACTTTGAGAGCTACAACGCCCAGGTAGACATCGGCCACAGGTTCACCCTGGAGAAGATCGAGCATGAACAACTTACATTCAAGTTGTCGGGCGATTTTGCCAGGTGGGATACCACACGAAACCTGTGGACTGTAGAGAACTTCCGTGAACATATCTTCGATGGCACACATGAGACGTTGCGGGAGGGGTCCCGGCTGGATACGGTATTCGATTTTTTCCCGGGCGACTTCAAAATGCGCGATAACAATGTGGAAACAATGGACTACGGGGCGTTGAACAGCTTCATCAATGAGGAGAAGATGCGCGGATCATCCAAGGTGGAGATTTATGAGGTGGAGAAATACAAGCGCATGGTGTTCCCGTTCGCTACCTTCATTCTCACCGCCCTTGCCGTGGCTTTGGCAAGCAGAAAAGTAAGGGGAGGGATCGGACTTCACATCGGATTGGGTATGCTGATCGGCTTCACCTACATTTTATTCATGCAGGTGTTCACTACGTTTGCCATCCAGGGGGGCATCCCGCCCATGATCGCAGTTTGGATTCCGAATGTGATTTATGGCTTGCTGGCGCTGACGCTGCTGCGCCTCGCACCCAAGTAAATACCCGTTTTGGATCAGGAAAGACGTTTCTCCAGGGCCGTATCGTAC harbors:
- a CDS encoding LptF/LptG family permease, whose amino-acid sequence is MKILDLYIIRKFLGTFFFTITLIIMVSVVFDFSEKVDDFIEKQAPLRAIMFDYYLNFIPYFANLFSPLFIFIAVIFFTSRMASNTEIVAILSSGVGFPRLLRPYMLSALVLASTSFVLNNWVIPPANAKRLAFEDIYIHDPFYFSGKNIHRQISPGTFIYFESYNAQVDIGHRFTLEKIEHEQLTFKLSGDFARWDTTRNLWTVENFREHIFDGTHETLREGSRLDTVFDFFPGDFKMRDNNVETMDYGALNSFINEEKMRGSSKVEIYEVEKYKRMVFPFATFILTALAVALASRKVRGGIGLHIGLGMLIGFTYILFMQVFTTFAIQGGIPPMIAVWIPNVIYGLLALTLLRLAPK